taataattaaaccaATGTAACtcaatagtataaataaaaaatgtcttgcGGGCTTAAGATAACTACATAAACAATTGTAGTCACAAGATTTGAACAAATATATACCGTTTCATACCTGCAAAAGGTGGTCCAATCAGAGAAGCTATTCCTTGGAACAATAAAAGCAGGCCAAATGCATTTGTCAACCTTTCAATACCAAGAAGGTCTACTAGCACTACAGAAGTAAGACCAACGTAAGCGCCAATAGTAAAACCAAAAGCTGTAGCATATAGAGCCAGTCCCCAGAATTCCCAGCAAACCATTGCCATTGCTGTACCTGTAAAGGATGATAATGCAATTATGATCATGGCCGAGTAACGGTTATAATTACTATCCAAATATATTCTTTTACTTACTAATTCCGGCGATAGTAAGGCACACATTATAGGCTAATAAGCGATCAACCCAGGGCTTGTCACTGATGTAACCCAGCACGATCCTGCCTACTAAGTTAGATGCGCCAATTATAGATATTAAATATGGCGAATTCTCTATGCCTAATTTCTCGCTCATAGGCACTGTGTAAACATATGGTATATAAAATCCTATGCTAGTTAAAAAGTTTGATAGAgaaaatagtataaatataggATCGACAAGAAGAGATACGTCGAGCATTTCAGACAGTGCCGCTTTTGATTCTTCCGAACAAGGCAACCAACCACATTTTTGTTCTCTTTCCTTCTTTTTAATTGATATCTGAACTCTTTCGGGAGATGTACTTCTGAACTTTGCTAAACTAGTCATACTTCCAGTGTATAGAACGTCTGGTCTTTGCATTATGCCACTTCCATGACGCGAATGCGAGATACCCTTACGCTCATGAGGTTTATTTAGTGCAGGTTGGGATAGTGTCAGTCTAGCGACGTCATCTTCTAGTTTTCCGTTTGCTCTCGTTATTTGTTCAGTACTCTGCGATTTTTTTAAGGGCGATTTATTCGGCTTAGGTAGCATTGGTTCAGACACTGGTGATCTCGGACGTTCAGGTACAGGTTTAAACATTAGTCCTAATGGAATACAGTTAAGTATGAAGGCTCCAATAAGCGCCATTGCTCCTCGCCATCCATAGTATGAAATTAGAGCTGATGTAATAGGCGCAAATAGAAATGTGCCGAGACCAGAGCCGCATACCGCgattcctaaaaaaaataatcacagTTTTAATAgtgatacataaataaaataaataaatatactacgacaatacaaacatcgccatctagccccaaagtaagcgtagcttgtgttataggtactaagatgactgatgaataatttacgagtaatataaataaatacttataaaatacagacaaacacccagcaactgaaaaacattcatgttcatgacaaaaacattttccagttgtgggaatcgaacccacggccttggtctcagaaagcagagtcgctgcccactgcgccaatcggccgtcaagtgaTGAAAGAACAATTTGAATAAAAGagaattgttataataataacctgTTGCAAGGCTTCTGTAACGGTCGAACCAAACGGTGACACTGACGATTGCCGGAAGATATATCAGTCCGAAACCCATGCCCGCGCCAATGCCTATGGTAAAGATGAGGGTAGTGACATTGTTTGCAAAGGCTGAGACCGCTACGCACGCTGCAGATAGTAAAGCACCGGCCACCGTTACTGATCGACATCCCCATCGATTCACAAAGGAACTTGATACTGGACctgtaaatatataatcattACATCATAAATCTATTCATAACAAattgtaacttttttaattcGTAAGAAAGTAGGTATTTCAGTTACTCTGTGCCTCTATTGCAAAAACATTAgcagaaaaattaattaatatagcttcagggttttaataaaattctcctttttaaattatattctacAGTCAGCAATGTTGTTCGTAAATAAAGGCCTTGAAGCGGCCCGTGTGCTGAACCTAtatcaaatttttttcgcgCTACGCTTTGGTTGTTATATTTACAGGTGCGtgtaacataaaattttacataaaatttttattttaatattttttattaatatttttttttattttaaattttaattttttttaattttttttttttttaaattccctggtgcagtggtgtaGTGCTGTTGTTTTATAAGTGGGTCCTGGGTTTGGTGCCAGGCAGGGGCAGTttggtaattcaaaatttcagatttttcccTATTATAGTCTGGTGGGACGATTCTGGTTTCCACGCTATCTTAAAAAACGTTCCGTTAAGCAATCATTCCGGTACGACatcacgtagaaaccaattacaGGAGTTAAATATTAATGCCGTGCCCCCTAACAGGTTcatccgctaccatcttaaatttaatcatcacttaccaccagagattgcaaaattaaaatagatgagttaaagttaaataaatataatgtttcggATTTTCCTATGATTTTTATAGCAATCGGCAAGATCAAAGGTATTCTAATTCATCGGTAGACCATcttcaaaggtttttttttgtggcaACATAAGAGACCATCCACTTGTTCCGTccattataactatttaaaattaaacaaaataacattttaacattagcagGTAAAATAAGAGAAATTGTTACCTGAACTAAGCGTAACCCCGACAAGGATGGATACGATCCACGCGGTCTTGCCCTTGCCCTCGTTGAAGTAGGTCAGGAACTCCGCGTAGAAAACGCCGAACGAGTAGGTCATGCCATCGGCTGGAATAAGCATTTATCACGTTAAAAGGTAATTCATTTTGTTACAATGGTATTCTTGCAACTTGGAATGGATTTAACATTGTcacgtaataaataatttttttcgtccttgtacttattttatgaaatttcaaCTCGCTTGAGATATATAggtagaggaggggtggtgacaactatattctgatctgccgtcaccacatcgCACTATGGCAGACATGTCATAATCGTTAGAGCTCGTCAACCTGTATTGAAAAAGCGTGGTTGGTCTACGAGAGAGGGAAACTAGATGAGCTGACCAGTTAAAAAGAGTTCATCTCTGATCTGATTACCAAAATGAATGATAGAACAATTTAAAACAgaagaggtgcatgctggggatcaaactcaatctccccgaaagggaagctgaagccTTAACCAAGAGGCTGGTCAGTGTGTCAGTACTAAAATGTAATCAGAAATCAGGGGCCAAATATATTTCACGGTGTCATAGATGTATCATCCGCTTAGATACAAAAAGATACAACAGGAACATATTGTCACAAACGATACGACAATGAAATTCGATCTGATTCGTTTGATGCTCTTATCTGGTGACAGCAATGCAAAGTAGGTTAACGTGATAGACACCAGGGATGgcgaacatttttatttttttttattagctggCTTACTCATTGGGATTCTTCTcgatcttttaaattatttaattactttgcaATTATTGCACTTTCTAACATCAATACccctaatattagaaataaattatgtaaatagcGTAATTTCTGATAATCAGAGTATattccttttaaaaatatataaaatgcactGCACGGATTTATCTGGTTTCGccgattataataaattaagcgTAATGGGCTCCGTAAATTCGGGATTTCCGCAAATAGCACCTGTTTTTATCCCataaggttttaaattttttttattcccctttatggtaagtgatgatgcaatctaaaatggcagcgggctaacgaACGGCTATGTCAGCTTTAATAATACCCATTATCGGTTTGAATGTGGCATTGTAATGAAAGGCTAAATCGCTTTACAGGcacgggtggtaactagccatctCATAAGCCTTTCACCAGAAGAGACCAGAGAAAgtttagaaattataagttcttgGGACTTCCAACTTATTAGACCAGAGCGCTCAAAATCATAGATGTCGTCCGAATCAAGTAAcgaagttttttaattaataacccaATGACCCATATTTTTAATCCCGTGCCAATGGTTTGCCATCCCTACTCTACACGATACTATACCGACAGTGTACAATGCCTCAAACTATTCTTGGCAAACAAGAGGCTGAGATGCACTTCCTATTCAATCTAGAACAAAGAATGCATACAGGCAAGTGGGCAGTTTATGTGAACAAAAGTAGCATGATGTtaggtataaaattaattttattatgacgtTGAAAAGAAATGCTATTCGTATAACAGTGGAGTAATTAGGGGACAAAAGAATTGTTACACTGAAATAGACCGGGAGAAGCAATTGTCGTGTTTTTATTCTATAAAGAGAAAGTACGGTGTACACTTAATTTTACTTGTTATATGCTCGTATTTTTTTCAGTGATTTTACTGCTTATATTTCCGTCATATCTGAACCGGTTCTATATTCATTGGGCAGGCTGTACCATCGCGTACGactaaactaattaaatattacgGGGAACTTTTATGTCGAACTATTATAAAACCTCTCTTCGGAAGtctgaaaaaggaaataattgtAGAGAGTAAAGTTTCAACTACGATTGAAGTACAtatgtgtcatcatcatcatcatcatatcaaccctctagccgctcactacagggcacgggtatcctcccacaatcaggAGGAGTAAAGGCCGcagtgcaccacgctggcccagttcacTCTCACCGTTGAAGCTTGTAAaagtgtgcgtgcgtgtgttgTTAAACCTATAGTTTTCCCGGGATGAAAAGTTTTCTTGCTCCTCGGCTAATTAACCTAGcactatgtaaaaaaatacatttaccagttgctccgttgctgcgtgaaagtgGAATAAGCTACCAATCACTattttgcatatataatattagtatctagTTTTACAATGATGATCAGGTAGATATAAGGTATAAATAACAGTCGTATAAACAGAATGTCATAAACACACGTAAGTACCTACTACAATCAAAATCTAATATTAGATTGTGTCTCACGTGGCGAATTCAAATCGCCGACCGATAACAattattgtgaacataagatttTATTTGGATTGTCTGATATCAGCAGCTTTCTttctgtacctatttatttatgacctaatatctttatcaacccattaccggcccactataacggacttctcccacaatgagatgggtttaggccgtggtgcaccacgctggctcagtgagattggtagactccacacgcctttgagaacattatggagactctaaggcatgcaggtttcctcactatgtttttatgtttaaaacgtatgtgcgtttcaagcgatttagaaaagttacagttgCGTGCTAGGACTCGCACTCGACCCCCAAagagtgaagccgaagtccttactACCACTGCTCCGACCTAATCTATGGATagcgaattattattatagctataATAACCAGGAGCCAGAACGACTTATCGTGCTCTCCAAAGCACGGAGTTAAACGCCGCCGGAGTAAGGACATTCCTTACTCCGGGCTGCTACTGATATTATTCACAGAAAAACCTTGGCCCGACTCGGGGATCAAATCTAGGACCACATGATCTCTAGATGAAAATTCAAATCACTAGACCATTGGGGCAGTTAAGTAAAAGAAAAGTAAGTGGTTAGAATAATCCAATTTCATTGGAACGGATAAGTCAAATCTCCCTTTCCTTTGGTAATACCTTTTTTATGTAACAGAAGCTGAAATAGGCTTAGAGTTGTTATCTGTTAGTGATAAAATCAATCAATATACCGACTATAGGATGATAAAAGATATCAATTGATTGCTATCATGTCTCATCACGATAAGCTTCAAAAATGTCGCAAGCTGATAAAAGTGAACATTATCTGAAATTTGATCTTATACAATACCTGCCcattataaaaaagataaagttCAAACCGAAACCCGACTGTTGCTTGGAAAACAAAGTTCTATTACGGAATAACAGTTTGCTTTCGCTTATAAACTTAGTATACGTATTTGTCGTAGTAGATTTTTATGACGTCACCGCAGCGGTGTTTTACATGAcgcaaataaactttttactttctttttctGGATGGATTGGAGTTTATAACTTACCAATATGTAATTGCGTCATAAGGTGGGTGGGCGAGTAAGAAGCTCGCAAGGAGCTCTAGGCCTCGACAACATCaatgagtaattttttttaattccactttaGCCCCGTATTTGGTAGCGCTTATCTATGGAAGCCTAGCTCAATCGACAGAATGACGTTTAGACAGTTTGAGTTTGCACGGAAAAGAATCTGAACTGGGGAACGCATCTTCGCCGGCGCTGTGCAAACATTGCAACGGTGTATCCTACCTTGGCATGCATGGATCGAAAAGGACGTGTTCGGAGCATTTCCTGATAATTTCTGCGTCTCTGGTCGAGAGTGTGCCTTAAGCTTGAGTTTCGGTGGGCATCAAAAAATCTCGATCCATTAGTTACAGTAACCTAAATAATCCGATCACTGGAAGTTTAGTATGTACTTTATTTTCCCTAGTTATTCCTAAAGTGCAGTTTCcatcaattttattaacaaactcACTGTTCAGTAATCAATTTGCGAAGCGTCATGTGTTTAATCACTCGCCACTTTATTGGCACACGTGTGGCTGACTAACAAAGCTAATTTGCAGTAATTACTGCACAAGCGTCAAAATACCTGCCATtgttatttaagtgtttttgaGTATCCCAAAATTGTATTTGGCAAAATTGCATCCATTGTGCATCGAGaagttaatgtttttttcttctttcaaaATTACACCTAATTTCACACACCACACAGGCAAGCAGTATTTAGGTACAGTATGAGCCTCAGTCCCGGAATACACAAGTTATATAACCCTGTGCCCAACATTGGCAGGTAACTGGGCTTATTAGCAATACACCTAAAAATTACTTACTAAATCGGAatgatattgatattatttgtaTCATTCTGTTGCTGTCAACAGCAACTGGCAAACGGTGTTAGCTTAGTACACTTCAAAAGTAATTCTCTCGCTTTTGGTGACCGAGTTCTATCCTCGGCACGCATctcaaattattaaatatcaaggaaaacatcttgagaatCCTTCAAtcctaaaagttctccataatgttctcaaaggcgtgtggactCTACCAGTTCGCACCTGGCCAGCGTGGCGAGCTATaacagccttaacccttctcgcTGTCATCTTAAAGTGacgatgtaaaaataaaatttggtaaaaaaaaaatacaccatGGTGAGCCAAGTAGGCATTTATTTGCATCTACGCGTTTCCTATggtaattttctaaaaataacaatatataaaagaagtaTAGAATTAATATCTAACTCTTTAAATAATCTCCACCTATGTCAACGCTTCCTGCACTTGAGCTAAGATTGTAAACATGCATTGAATcgaatataatttaaagtattttctatatttttataaacaaatagatATAAGATTTTCAATTGTGTAAAAATTCTTAtcaattgaattaaatattaccTATGTCGCAATAAGGTACGAAAGGTCAAATCGCAGTAGTAGCAAGGGAAAGAATTTTGAGGCCAAGTACCATTAGGCAGACTAATAAATCaattcatcaaatatagatTGCTGAGCAAAGTTGCGTATCAGATAGTACTGGGTACGCGTTACAAATTACGAATCAATTTGATCCGGTATATACACgcaattgaataaatatttaaatgttgcagtattcatttaaaattttatggtaACATTGCAACATATCTACAACCAACTGTTGTCAGTGACTTCGATCGCGTTTTATTTCGGCTTTTAAAATCTCGCGAGGACCGTTAGTTTTCCGGGACAAAAAGTGCGTTGTCCGTCTATAGGTTGCAAGTTATAAAATTTCGCTAAGACCCGTTTAGCTTCGTAGCCGTGCATGCgtgcttttttattgttttcccgtttgttgcaaaaaaaaagctttttcatttataatctaTGGATATTTGTCTCACAATTGTAATAACTTTTTAGGTCGAGGTACCAAATGCACAACAGCTACGTTTACAATTTTGGcgaaaatgtaaattataatcCATTAAAGGGATAACAATCTACATATTGTAATCTCACAACCTACAAACTCTGAAAGCATATAAATTTGCATGATATTGGAGCGGAGAGAATCGCATCAGATATTTAAACAAGACTGAAACAGGCTGTtggttttctaaataaaatgcTGATGCAGAATATATTCACCGCCATccatatatctatacttataataaaactgtaactggaagatttctgtacagacgtgggcatcacgtgaaaactacagaacgcattcaaataaaatttagtatagtggtagctgatattccgggtcaacatataggctacttttatcccgataaacaataagcttcttccgggaaatgagatgaaaatttttatcaatttacttcatagctccgttaaatttgaaccgattttaatcattatttatttatttgaaagtgtatactatcaagcatgtattgtgtaattttaatgaagatcggataaatattgtcagagataaaggacataactattcacagataacagcgagtcgcaaagcatatgggacagcgatcgaatgcatgcgaaccatcctacttatattataaatgcgaaagtttgtgagtttaaagtaatcattattacctccAAAAAAGTGtgggaggctaaatgcctaattgttaggacacaataaccgctttttgttatgtaatttgtcaatcaaaacacgggtacaatcttaagatggtgacgttcctatcaaatccaaataaataataatttatctttaaattattcaaattggaactatcgtttagaagttactacgggtatagaaatgctaaaagatattaaatccgatttaatgcagacgaagttgcgcgggtcagctagtaggtacctatatagatTCTCCGAAATCGAAATTAGTATTGAGTTATACAGGTTATATTATATTCGGTAGTAATTTTAGTAGtacttttagtgacagagctcgtccagggaaatAAATCGCCATgctctgccaccaagcagcgtTGCTTTATTTCGATCCgaggggcgtggttgccggtttaattaaaCGCACAACCACACCATGCCTCAGGTTAATGAACACAGAGAATCCATTTTGTTGGACGTTTTGCTTGcacgccctgcgaagtgttgctctgtttataataataataataataataagtaagacTCGAACATTGACATCAGCATTCTTCAAAAACAAGCAGCCATACATACATCAATCATTCTCAGCAAAGTCCTAGGTGACACTGTATTTGTGCACAATACTCAACCAGACCAGCACGTACAAAACACACAACAACCATCAAATACTCAAATTTCTTCAAGTACACCAGGCCCCTCAAACATAACTTACACACAAAACACGTGGCAGTCATCAAGCGGAATAAATAGATCTTACCCAAATCATACACAGACTCATCACAATATAAGACGAGGGAGAGGCAGAGGgaggagaagaagaagtacAGAACACCATAATATCGATACATAGAATGGGGGTGTAGATATCTTTTTTCCTGTGAGTTGCGGGACGGGATATTTATAACAGCCGACATAGGAAGTCGAGAAAGTGAAAATtacgaaaaaataatataataataacgtttaattcagataaaaatccatagctacaacaataacaattatcttatttactacattataaactaaattggccaaa
This Pararge aegeria chromosome 3, ilParAegt1.1, whole genome shotgun sequence DNA region includes the following protein-coding sequences:
- the LOC120636303 gene encoding monocarboxylate transporter 12 — encoded protein: MSHGSVKSAKNGNSSQAAEAVETSREGSESLPPPPDGGWGWMVVFASFMIHIVTDGMTYSFGVFYAEFLTYFNEGKGKTAWIVSILVGVTLSSGPVSSSFVNRWGCRSVTVAGALLSAACVAVSAFANNVTTLIFTIGIGAGMGFGLIYLPAIVSVTVWFDRYRSLATGIAVCGSGLGTFLFAPITSALISYYGWRGAMALIGAFILNCIPLGLMFKPVPERPRSPVSEPMLPKPNKSPLKKSQSTEQITRANGKLEDDVARLTLSQPALNKPHERKGISHSRHGSGIMQRPDVLYTGSMTSLAKFRSTSPERVQISIKKKEREQKCGWLPCSEESKAALSEMLDVSLLVDPIFILFSLSNFLTSIGFYIPYVYTVPMSEKLGIENSPYLISIIGASNLVGRIVLGYISDKPWVDRLLAYNVCLTIAGISTAMAMVCWEFWGLALYATAFGFTIGAYVGLTSVVLVDLLGIERLTNAFGLLLLFQGIASLIGPPFAGWLYDTLHSYAPGFYVAGGTISVSGLILFFIPMLQRRGNKREMMLEQI